The nucleotide window CTAGATGCGTTTAGAACAAAGGGGAACCAAATAAAACAAGCTACTAGATCCATCGGACTCCAACTTATTGATTTAACAAGGAATAATTACAATCAATAGGATATGGCTGTGACATAGCGTCAGGGGTACACAGATCTTGAAGTGGTGAAAAGGACTGATGCTAGGCCGTTTATGAACTTGAGGACAATTTCATTCTGTAGCGCCATTTCTTTGGCTTTATCAATAGTTTCGTGGTCCAGGCTCTACAGACTTTAACAGTCTGGGAACCACGTTCAAAAGGAACCGCAATTTTCCAAAGCTTTTATTGACGATAGCCATGCGCATACGTCTCCAAGCATTGGATAGAAACTGAAGATGCCATGAGTAAAGCGCCTAGAAGTATTCTCATATCAAAACGAAGGAGACGAAGAAGCGAGTCGTGATCGCTCTAGGAAAACTTGCTAGTGAACCAGAGGCAGTACTTCTTTActaattttttttttttccgTTATAGAAgaaaaacaagaagaaaaggacaATCTGACTCAATAACTGGCTCGGATCTTTCAACAGTTCTTATTGTTAGTTCTCAATCAAGTGTCGCATCCTTGCCTTACTAAGGTAAGGTTCCTTGGAGAAGTAGAAGATGTACTTCTATAAGAACAAGACGGAATGTCGATGACGCAAGAAAAATCCATAGCAGGTATCAGTCGATCTCCCTCTATATATATTTGACCTACTAAAAACAAATGATGGCCATCTTATCTCAAGTTCCTAGAGATCAGAAGTCGTCAAGGCATCTAAATTTTCCCTTAACATAAGGGTATCTGTATACTTGAGGTGGGATAACCTATCATTTTAGTCACGAATATTCTTATGCTTATAGTAGTAAAGCAACCGTTTTgatattatagttaatatgTCGTTTTCTTGCTAGGCCTAGAAAGACGTATTTCTTCTCAGAATCGATCAAAGGGTTCATGTCTTATCTCTTATCGCGATTCTTGACATGGGCAGATTGGCCAATCAAGTCACCCAGATTCCTCCCGTCGCGGGGCCTCGCCCAAGTCTCCCAAATTTTTTCCTGCCATCGATCGCTTTCGCTTCATCTTGACTCGTCTTCAGCTTCGACTTATCAAAGTCATCGCACACCACGACAATCGCACGCAACACCACGACTTTTATGTACCATTGCTTATCGCGGTAAAAAGCAGTGCAAATCAGCTCTGCTTCCGATAAAAGCTCCAGAGCATGGCCGTCCAGACATCGCCATCGCTCACTTCGACCTCACATACCTTGACTGCCGCGCCGCCCGCAATGGCTGCTCCCGATTCTCTCACAAATAGCCACGTCTTGGCCCTTTTAGAAAGCCTAGCCGACGGCAAGCGACACGCTTTTCTTCAACCCACAGCTTCCATCCCAACCGATTCTCTCAACCTCGTCAAGCACACTCTCGAAGGTTTTGCCTCACAAGTCGGGGATGAGCAGCAGGAGAGATTAAAGGAAAATCGCAAGCGCAAGAGAGGCGCTGCAAATAGTGAGGATGTCCTTAAAATGCGCAAGGTCTATATCGATGGGTTCGAGACCGGCCAGGTTTGGCAGCAGGCCAAGAGAATTATTGGCGGTGTCTTGAAATATTCAGAAGAGGCGCTGGCAGGGTTGGAGGAGCGCAAGGAGATTGCCGTCAATGGTGCTGATGCATCAGACTCCAAGACGCTCGAATTTGGAGAGGATGGCTTCGAAGTAGACTCcgaggacgacgacgagaGCGATCAGGATGGATccgaagacgaggaggaacAATTATCAGTGGgcgaagctcaagaagatggccaagagGACGACtgggaagatgacgaagaggagaTTGAAGAAGGCAGAGACGATTATCAGGAAGTTggtgaggaagacgagggtGTGGATGGGCCGGTTGAAGAGTATGAGGAGGATCCCGACGGTCTCAacgatggcttcttctcactCGACGATTTCAACAGACAAACACAATATTTCGAGGAGCAGGACGCAAAGGGAGATCCCTACACGGATCAAGCaagcgacgatgaggagatcaACTGGGACGCGGATCCTCTGGCTCCTCCTACAACAGGTTCAAAGTCTAAGACGGCTGCTAAAGAGCCAGTctctgaagatgaagatgatgacgatgaggaggacgGCCCTACATTTGGCGACATGGCCCTCGATGCCCCAGAAGGCgacagtgaggatgaggccATGGATATGGATGAGCCTGTGGATGACGACAACGGTCTCAATGCCAACGATGTCTACTATAAGGACTTCTTTGCGCCTCCGCCTCGAAAGTCGAAGGGCGGTAAGCCCAAAAAGTCTGTCAAGTTCCAGCCCGAGCAGCCAAACGATGCCGACGTTGAGAGAGCCATGGCCGATGTTCGCAGAGATCTCTTTGACGACGAGTCAGAACAGGAAGACTCGGACGATGCTCTCTCCGATGTTTCTGCTGGAGATCCCAAGTCAAGACGCTCAGCTCACGAGCGGAGACAAGCCAAGCTTGCTGAAGAGATCCGCAAGCTTGAGGCTGCATCCGTTGCCAAGCGTGAGTGGACTCTCTCTGGTGAAGCTGCTGCAGTTGACCGCCCTGTAAACTCTTTACTGGAGCAGGATCTCGATTTCGAGCATGTTGGCAAGCCCGTGCCTGTCATCACTCCTGAGGTCAGTGAAAGCATTgaggatctcatcaagcGTCGTATTCTCGCTCAAGAGTTCGACGAGGTTATTCGCCGACGTCCTGATACCGAGGGTGCAGCCGCAGGTACTCGTCGTGGTCTTGTCGAACTCGATGATACCAAGGCTACAAAGGGTCTGGCCGAGATCTACGAGGAAGAGCACGTCAAGAATACAAACCCAGACACTTATGTCAGCCAATCAGACGAGAAGCTTCAGCGCGAGGAGAAGGAAGTTGAGGCTATGTGGAAGGACGTCAGCGCTCGTCTGGACGCCCTCAGCTCATGGCACtacaagcccaagcccacAGCACCCTCACTATCCGTAGTCGCGGACGTTGCCACTGTCGCAATGGAGGATGCCCAGCCCACAACAGCCCAGGGCGTCACCGGCGAGAGCAGTCGCATGGCTCCTCAGGAAGTTTACAAGGCTGGAGCCACAGACAACGCAGCCAACGGCGAGGTCGTCACCAAGGCCGGTCTTCCTGTCGCCCGCCAGGAGATGTCCCGCGAGGACAAGGCCCGCCGGCGCCGTCGCGAGAAAGAGCGCGTTCGCAAGGCTGGAGGTGTCGACGGCGAGAAGGTTGTCAGCAAGAGAGCCAAGATGCAGCGCGACACCATCGCCGAGCTCAAGAAGGGAGGCGTCAAGGTCATCAACCGCAAGGGAGAAATCACCGACGTGGATGGCAAGAAGGCAAAGACTGCCAAGGTTGCTTCGAGCGGCAATTTCAAGTTGTAGTAGATGGTCAAGGGGCATTATTCCTTTTTGCAGTTTGGTTCGGGGTTTCAAAAGTAACGATGGGGTGTTTGCATGGCTTGCGAGCGATTCTTAATAAGAACGCATTATCATGTTTGTTGCATAGATTTCATATGTCCATACTGGATTCCTGTTTGAGTGACTTGGTTAATGCCTAAAAGATGAAGGTAGTGGTTCTCGTCTTCACTCATGAGTTATGCTCACACCTTTCCTGTTAAATCCGTACATTATGCCGAGAATCCCGCGTAATTAATCGTACATCAAAGAGCTGTAGTTTTGCATTTTGCCATATACTCAGAGTAACATTTGGCTGCTTCAAAATCCCATCCTTTTCGTTCCTTTCCTTCTGTCGCAATATGACAATGCCCTGAACTCCATCCTGTGTTATTTTTCCCGCTGAAACAATAGCCAACTAGTACCATTGACCTCGACCCTAAGCTTCcaccttggccttcttggtctcggtATCTTCAGCAGGGTCTTCTGCCTTTCGCTTGCCGTTAGTCTCCGCTTCAGGCACGCGTGCAGCTTCAGGTTCCTCGGCAGATTCgtctttgttcttcttgcgGACAAGTCCACTAAGATCAGTTGCTGTCTTTTTAGCCTCATCAACACGGGCCTTGGTCTCGGCAGCAGACTCGCCAAGGGCAGCTCCAAGAATGCCACCGATGGGTCCAGCATCAGCACCCAGAATGTCCTTGGCGTCAATGGGGTCATTGCGCAGTTCGACGAGCTAGGCAGTCAGTAAACGAGATCAAAAACGTCCCAAAAGGACCAGGAGGCACAAAGACTCACTCGCTGCTCCATGTCCCCAATGActtccttcatctcctggATGGATTTGCGCGCTAGCTCGTTATCCTCGGGGGAGGCCATAGTGGCCAGCTCAACTTCCTTATTCTGAAGCTTGAGCTTTGAGCTCTTGATGGCGAGCTCCATTTCCTTGACGGCTTCATCTCGCAGACCTTGGTCCATCTCCTCTCGCTTGGAATTTGCGCCATCGTCACCGGCAGTTGTCACAGAAGCAAATTCCAGCGCCAGCGAAAGCTTGAAGTGGGCTTCAGCGATGATCTCCGACTCCTCAGGGTACAGCTCCAGCTTATATTTGAGCGAGGTTCTGCCGTCTTCAATGGCATTGGGGTATCTGTATGAATGTTGTGGTTAGGACAAAGCTGAAAAACCGTAGGGGCTTGCGCGTACCGTTCATTCTCGAGAGAAATCTCAGCGAGGGCATCGTGAGTGTCTGCAAGACGCTCCTTCACGTGCCGGACGGTAGGCGAATCGCCCTCTGCAGCCTCCTTGCCTTTGCCGCTGGTTTCGGATTCCTCCTGTTCGAGAAGCTCGAGTTTCTTCATGAAGCAGACTCGGGCAAGGTCGAGGATCTCAAAAGCAGTGGCCaggtcatcatcttcttccccttcttcatcttcgcccTCGGCCTGGTACAAGTCAGTATCTGCTACTAAAATTATGGTTCAGGGAAGCTCCAtacctcttcctcgtccgactcatcaaagttctcgTCACCAGTAAACTGGAACAGGGGCTTCTTATCTCCCTTCATGTCctcggtcttcttctctccctctttcTGCTCGGCAACAATCCCGACACCTTCTTGCGTCACCTTCTGTGCCTCAGTCTGCGCAggcttcttgggcttgcTCTCtgcgctcttcttcttctcggaaGCAGCAGGACCTCCTAGGACATCACTCTTGCTTTGGCCAACTCTGAACAAGCTGCGACCATAGTGGAAAAGGATCTCGGCATTATCAGGTGACGTCTCGCCGTTGACTTCGGCTTGAAGAACACTGGCACGTGAGAAGACCTCGGCGGCCTCCTCGTAGTTCTTGTGGGCATACAGGGCAGATCCCTTTGCTGACAAGTCGGCAATGGTAACCTTCTTAGAGTTGGGATCTTGATCGTTCGCGATGAGGTAGTCGGTGTTGGGGGTGCCAACGCTGGGGGTGCCGATGAGGGGGGTGATGGTAGTGGACTCTGCTTGGTCGGCAGCTTTCTGGGCATCAGAGGGACCGAGAGTATCAACGGATGGGGTCGCAGTCTCTTCGGCTGACCTCTCCTCAGTCGGTTTCTCAGAGGAAACTTGGGGCTCTTCGATGGCCTTGGCCGTCTCGTCCACGACAGGCGCAGTCTGCTCTGTAGCTTCAGACATTGCGGATCAGGTCTGAATGCGTGTCAAATGAGAAGATAAAGTCAATTGGGTTAAGGAAAGAATAGCGAAGGCAACTTCGAAACTTGACAGATGGCTAATGAAATTTGTGGTTGTTGGGAGATGAAATGATTGAAAGTTGGTATCTCAGGTGGAGGTTTGCGACAGTCCAAAAAAGAGACGACCCAGCAACGGTAAAGGCGACCAGGTGATGGGCGCAATGGATTATGTGAAGGTATGACGCGCCATCGTGCTGAGGGTGGGTTTTGGCGCGTTTGATTGGCTGGCTATGGCGTTGGTGGGGGCCTGGGAAGCTTGGAGCTCCTGTTGTTatgagctgagctgagctgagctgagctcTATCGAAATTCCATCAACTGTTCTTAGTGAGAGATTATTAACGGATGGATAGGATACTCAATTCTATGCTCAAACATGAGTGACTGAAGGCCTATGCCCCATCATTTGTTCCTTTGGACTTTGGGGCTCAGACATACAAAGGCTAAGCCTTGGGAGAACTTCAAGCCTTCAGGCTATCACATGTTTGCCCTTCGCCTAGCATGAGTGCTCCTGTGATAGATCCTACCCTGCAGATAATCATATGAAATGCATTGACGTAGGTACTAGTTATATTCACGGACAATCGCTTGCTAATGTGACTATGCTAATGGACTGTGATGATGTATAGCCTGTGCGTTTTCTATGAAGTCGACTGAATGTTTACATATCTGGCGCTGTCTCTGATGGTGCTTTATGTGACATGGACGTTCAAATCATCAAAACACAAACCCAAAACCACATTGATGAGCTGTATGTATGGCGACCAGCAGTGCCCAAACCGGCAAGGGACTCCCCGAATTATCCGCTATAAGAATTTCTATGACATCCACGGGGCTATCAATAAAACATTCAGCCGCTGCGATGCAATCCATCCTTCCTGAATTTACGACCAGCATTTTGTTATAGCAGAACATCATTTCATGAGACTGGTCCTACCCATGTTATTTGGCTCAACAAATCCCCAAATAATTTACCCGTCTTACTCCGCCACTTTACAGTTGGTCAGCTCTGAGAACTCAACCCCGCGTAAAAACGAGAGTTCACTAATCGACCCAACTTGGCACGCGTTGCATCGTGGTATCGTGGCGCGAGCTGAACGCCAGGTCATGTGC belongs to Fusarium oxysporum Fo47 chromosome V, complete sequence and includes:
- a CDS encoding rRNA-processing protein MPP10 is translated as MAAPDSLTNSHVLALLESLADGKRHAFLQPTASIPTDSLNLVKHTLEGFASQVGDEQQERLKENRKRKRGAANSEDVLKMRKVYIDGFETGQVWQQAKRIIGGVLKYSEEALAGLEERKEIAVNGADASDSKTLEFGEDGFEVDSEDDDESDQDGSEDEEEQLSVGEAQEDGQEDDWEDDEEEIEEGRDDYQEVGEEDEGVDGPVEEYEEDPDGLNDGFFSLDDFNRQTQYFEEQDAKGDPYTDQASDDEEINWDADPLAPPTTGSKSKTAAKEPVSEDEDDDDEEDGPTFGDMALDAPEGDSEDEAMDMDEPVDDDNGLNANDVYYKDFFAPPPRKSKGGKPKKSVKFQPEQPNDADVERAMADVRRDLFDDESEQEDSDDALSDVSAGDPKSRRSAHERRQAKLAEEIRKLEAASVAKREWTLSGEAAAVDRPVNSLLEQDLDFEHVGKPVPVITPEVSESIEDLIKRRILAQEFDEVIRRRPDTEGAAAGTRRGLVELDDTKATKGLAEIYEEEHVKNTNPDTYVSQSDEKLQREEKEVEAMWKDVSARLDALSSWHYKPKPTAPSLSVVADVATVAMEDAQPTTAQGVTGESSRMAPQEVYKAGATDNAANGEVVTKAGLPVARQEMSREDKARRRRREKERVRKAGGVDGEKVVSKRAKMQRDTIAELKKGGVKVINRKGEITDVDGKKAKTAKVASSGNFKL